A window of Nicotiana tabacum cultivar K326 chromosome 24, ASM71507v2, whole genome shotgun sequence contains these coding sequences:
- the LOC107768447 gene encoding 2-oxoglutarate and iron-dependent oxygenase domain-containing protein CP2-like: MSQDGAAAMDRKKDSQSTTNPTRNGNGNGGTATNGAVYPSLNSLRLRLNPSIDHKSDNYEDLQLDFSPLLFSSLERYLPPTLLNSSRDHKVHYMREILLKYCPEGERTRVQKHREYRQKIISNYQPLHRELYTMHAANFFVPSFLKAISENTEESYRNIMSEPSPGVLTFEMLQPRFCEMMLAEVENFERWVRETKFRIMRPNTMNKFGAVLDDFGLETMLDKLMEDFIRPISRVFFTEVGGSTLDSHHGFVVEYGMDRDVDLGFHVDDSEVTLNVCLGKQFSGGELFFRGVRCEKHVNTETQPEEIFDYSHVTGRAVLHRGRHRHGARATTSGQRINLLLWCRSSVFRELRKYQKDFSSWCAECQREKKERQRLSIAATKLELLKREGETAT; this comes from the exons ATGTCTCAAGATGGCGCAGCAGCAATGGATCGGAAAAAGGATTCTCAATCAACAACAAACCCTACCCGAAATGGTAACGGTAACGGCGGAACAGCAACAAACGGCGCCGTTTACCCGTCGCTCAATTCTCTGAGGCTGCGTTTAAACCCTAGCATTGATCACAAATCGGATAATTATGAGGATCTTCAATTGGATTTTAGTCCATTGTTATTTAGCTCACTCGAACGGTACCTTCCGCCTACTCTCCTCAATTCGTCACGTGACCATAAGGTTCATTACATGCGTGAAATTCTCCTTAAGTATTGTCCTGAAGGTGAACGTACACGT GTGCAGAAGCATAGGGAATACAGACAGAAGATTATATCAAACTATCAG CCTCTACACAGGGAGCTATATACCATGCATGCTGCGAATTTCTTTGTGCCATCATTTCTTAAGGCGATTAGTGAGAACACAGAGGAAAGTTACAGAAACATAATGTCAGAACCCTCTCCTGGAGTTTTAACATTTGAAATGCTTCAACCACGATTTTGTGAGATGATGTTGGCTGAG GTAGAAAACTTTGAGAGGTGGGTCCGTGAGACAAAGTTCAGAATAATGCGTCCCAATACAATGAACAAGTTTGGTGCCGTTCTTGATGACTTTGGCCTCGAAACTATGCTTGACAAGCTGATGGAAGATTTCATTCGTCCCATTTCAAGAG TTTTCTTTACTGAAGTTGGTGGATCCACACTTGATAGCCATCACGGTTTTGTTGTCGAGTATGGGATGGATAGAGACGTTGACTTGG GTTTCCATGTTGATGACTCAGAAGTAACTTTAAATGTGTGCTTGGGTAAGCAATTCTCTGGTGGAGAGCTGTTCTTCCGAGGAGTGCGATGTGAGAAGCATGTAAATACTGAAACACAACCAGAG GAGATCTTTGATTACTCCCATGTCACGGGGCGTGCAGTGCTTCATCGTGGTCGCCATCGGCATGGTGCTAGAGCAACAACATCAGGGCAGAGGATCAACTTGCTGTTGTGGTGCAGAAG TTCCGTCTTTAGAGAGCTAAGGAAGTACCAGAAGGACTTTTCCAGCTGGTGTGCAGAGTGCCAGCGCGAGAAGAAGGAAAGACAACGGCTGTCTATTGCTGCTACTAAATTG GAGCTGCTGAAAAGAGAAGGGGAAACTGCTACATAG
- the LOC107768398 gene encoding DNA replication complex GINS protein PSF3-like produces the protein MANYYDIDDILAEEELVPAVFLQTANEVGIFDCADDTNKVEAGTQVEMPFWLAQELYVRQAVSIKVPPYFDTKAKTRNEIGADAAHVDLRSLCPYFYNFGCKIARLIGEKTIGPLLLVAFQTRYRKVLIKAHTAASIVAPKHLTLLTKEETKLYEAGQSSTAAFKKWRMGGPRLQKASVLGRKRKPVE, from the exons ATGGCAAATTACTATGACATTGATGATATCTTAGCTGAAGAAGAG CTTGTTCCAGCTGTGTTCTTGCAAACAGCTAATGAAGTTGGGATTTTTGACTGTGCTGATGACACTAACAAG GTGGAAGCTGGTACACAAGTAGAAATGCCCTTTTGGCTTGCCCAGGAGTTATATGTAAGACAAGCGGTGTCTATCAAAGTTCCTCCATATTTTGACACGAA AGCCAAAACGAGGAATGAGATAGGAGCTGATGCAGCACATGTGGATCTGAGAAGTTTATGCCCGTACTTTTATAATTTTGGATGCAAGATAGCACGTCT GATTGGTGAGAAAACCATTGGGCCTCTACTTCTGGTTGCATTTCAAACAAGATACAGAAAAGTCCTCATCAAGGCTCATACTGCAGCATCAATTGTGGCTCCCAAGCACTTGACTCTTCTCACAAAAGAAGAGACTAAAC TGTATGAAGCTGGTCAGTCCTCAACAGCAGCATTTAAGAAGTGGCGAATGGGAGGTCCTAGATTGCAGAAAGCTTCTGTACTTGGAAGAAAGAGGAAGCCAGTTGAATGA